A stretch of DNA from Deltaproteobacteria bacterium:
CTGCTTGCACGGAACTGCGGCACGTGGACCTTGCCTGCAGCGACGTCCATTAAGAGGCGCAAGTATCGCGACGGAAAGATACGTTGCACCGCAGGGTCATCCGACAGCGTTGACAGTTCGTCCATTGGCAGGATCGCTGTACGAATACGGCCAATGGCCTGATTGATGCGAATACCTCTCTGGGCCAGGTGGTCGAGTCGCGCTTGGTCATCACAGTGGATGAAAACCACAGTACGGGCGGGTTTCACAATGTTCTCAGAAGGCAGCACGCCAAGCGAGCGGGCGTGTAGCGCCAGCCCACTTCGTCCTTCTTGTTGATAGTCCTCAAACGCAAGCATTAATTCCGGCGCGATTTTCTCAGGGGTCATGCGCATCTCCTTTGCAAATAACGTGTCTTAGTTTATGACGCGGTGCGGCCGATCCCGGACAGGCGATAGTTACTTTATGACGCTCGTCGCTGGAACAAAGATCGTGCCGGCAGAAACAATGCCGATGTTGTTTGTCTTTTGTGTAACGCGCAAATGCAAGACCGTGAAAGCGCGGGTAGAGTGTCGTCAGCACTTTACCCTTCCTGTCGCGATTGCATAGCAAGCTGTTGAAGTCGCACGACATACACGAACGTAAACTGGAGTTGACAGCTAACAAAACTTTACATCGCGGGCGTGAGACGCGAAGCGCGTCGTCCACTGGTCGTAGTTGGAGCTTCTCTCACTACCGGCAGACCGTCTACCGTATGTTATAAGTATTAGAAGATTCAGAGCTTTGTGGGCGTGTGGTTCTTTATTTTGGCACGTAGATGCGCTATCTGTGGTGGCCTATGGAAAATCGTGATGCGCGAATTTCGGTACTAAGTCAGATTCTTACCGTCCCGCAGGCAGCGGCTCAACTGCAGGTGTCCGAACGAACCATTTATGAATGGTTACGCGAAGGCAAACTGCCAGGCAGGAAAATTGGCAAGGTATGGCGTTTGAGCGCTCAAGTGTTGAACGAATTTATGCGCGGTCCACATGGAGATAATCCGGTGGCCGCTGGCGTGGATCGCCAGTGAGCCTGGCTCAGGTCATTGGCAAAGAGCGGTCGAGGAGGAAGTGGTAATGGCGATTTCATTTGCGGTATTGAACGCGAAGGGCGGCGTCGGCAAAACCACCACTGCAGTGAACGTTGCAGCAATGGCAGCTACGCTACCGCGCCCTGATGGAAAGAGACGGCGCGTGTTGATTTGTGACCTCGATGCACAGATGAACGCGACACATCAACTCGGATTTCCGGACTTAGAAGTACAGCAAACTCTGGCCGGTCATGTCACACGAGATGCGGCCTTGGAGAGCATTATTATTCGCGATGCGGCCACGGTCGAAGGTCTTGATTTGCTCCCGTCCCATTATCAGCTCAGTTATATTGACGAAGCTGTACTGATGACTGGCACGTGGCTTCGACGCAAGCTGAAGCCGCTCCGCCACCGTTACGATCTGATCGTTTTTGATTGTCCGGTTCATTTAGGCCCCCTGACCCGCAATGCGTTGGGAGCGAGCGATGGACTGTTGATTCCTACCCAAGCCGAGAAGCACTCCGTCACAGGCCTGCCGCACCTGATTGCACGGGCCCGGCAGACGTTTGAAGAGACCGAATGTTCGCAACCGTGGGCGTATATCCTGATAACGATGTTCGATATGCGCAACTCGATTGAACGGAACTGGGCGCAACAGGTTCGCAAGGAATTTGAAGGCGTCGTGTTGAAAACCCTTATTCGCCGTAATACCGACCTTTCGAAGAGCGCCACTGGTGGGTTGCCGGTGGTCGTGTACGACGAGAAATGCTCCGGTTACACAGATTACCAGGATGCGACAAGCGAATTGCTCTCGCTGATAGACGTCAACAGCCCGAACTTGCGCATTGTTCGTGCTGAGGACGACGAGGCCGCGGCTAGCTAGGAGCGTATATGGCACTTACTCCGAAGCAGCGGAAGGCAGCACTCGAAAAGGGCTTCGCGGTTACATTGGCGTCGACGGACGATACGAAGTATTTGAGTCCGAATCCTAAAGCAGCGACGCAGCTTTTTGCCAAGGTTCCAGAGGTAAGTGGCAACGCATCATCACTACCGGCAGACGGTCTGCCCACACTACCGGTCGACCGTCTGCCACGGCAGACGGTCGACCGGCAGTACTACCGTCAGACCGTCAGTCAAAACGTGGGGACCGACAGACGGTCTGACGGTAGTGAAACGCGAGCCGCAATACCACTTCATCTACCGACAGACGGTCTGACGGTAGATGAAGATAGTTTCATATCACCAGGTGATACAGGGATTCCGCTCGCACCTGTCCAGTGGTTGCTGTGGCAAGCCTTGTGTGAAGCTGACAGCGCCAACCAAATCGTCTCGTATCGCAAACTTGCGTTGCAGCTAAGTGCCTCAATTCGTGGGGTTCGCGACGCAATGACAGTAATTGAAAAAGAAGGAGGTGTGGTCGCTAAATTCACTGTTCGCACGCCAGATGAACAAGGCATGCGCATCAAGATAAAGGCAGATCATCCGTTTAGAAAATCGTCACTGAAGGAGACAAAAGCATTACTAAAACGTGAGAACGACTACCGGCAGACGGTCGACCGGCAGACGCCGACACTACCGGCAGACGGTCTGCGTCTGTCTGTCTGTATTTCTGAATATATAAAACAGACAGACGTTGCCGAGCTTCTCGCGCTTTTTCCGCCAACCTGGAACATTCGCGAGCGAACCCTCGTTGAGATCTCTCGCCTGTTTCCCCGCATGACACCGATCGAGTTTCGTCGCTCAGCATTGCTCCTTGTTGAACAAGCAGCCAAGAGTCGAACGCAGATCCAAAACCATAATGCCTGGCTTAAGGCTGCCTTCAGCAATAACGAAGGCCCACTGGTGACTGAGCGCATGATCAACGCACAACTTGACCAAGTTGGCTCGGGTCACGCGTCCAGGCACACGAGCCAACGGTCGCGACGGGACAGTGGCAATCACGACCTCGAAGCCGATCTCACAGCGTTGCGGAAATACGTTGCTGCGGATTCGATCGAGCGTGGAAAAATCGAGGAGGCAGCCAAAAGAAAGGCTGAAGTCGCGCTCCGCATCACGCCAACAGAGAGACACGACGAGATCCGCCAGCAAGCACTTATCGAAGCCTCACGCGAATTCTTTGCCGAAGCTGCGACGAAGAACTCGTAACACCTGTAGCTACTGACTACCGGCAGGCCGTCTGTCGCTAGTCAGTGAAGCGAGAAACACACCGACCGAAAAGGGGGAAAGTCGCGCGTTGTTCACCAGCGGACTCCGGCCATAGACTTTGAGTCCTAGCGATGCGAAGAGTTCCTGCCGGACGCAAAAGCACGATCGTCGCCTGCTGTGTCTTACCTCGTAGTGCTGGGAGCTTAGGACTTGGGCCAAGAGTCAGCTCTCGTGCCGCATGAGAAGGGTAGGGGACTCTGTTTCATGCTGACCAAGGGGGGCTGAGTTTCACAAAGAGTCTGTAAACTTTTCGCCGCTCCGTGTTTCGCTTGCGGAAGAACGAGCGCTAACTGTGCTGCTAACTTCGATGAGGTTCCTAGCTTAATCGATAAGGAGATCTTGGGGTCAAAAACTAGAGCGATATCAACAGTAAGATTTAACATACACTACGATTATCGGACATGCATCAGTCGAGCTGAGAATGGGAGGTCAGAATGACCGAGTATGATCAGCTCGCTGCCGCGCGGGGAGGTGACAGGCACCAGTTACAATTAAGGAAAAATCCTTGTGTTTTAGGTGGAGCGCAGTGCATATGGGTCCCTTCTCCCCCCGTGAGAAGGTCAGGATGAGGGGATCAAGAGACAAAACCCGCTATTTTTTATCCCCTCGCCCTCGCCCTCTATTACAGGTAGGATTTTACGCTGAGAAAAGACGAGACGTCATGCCCGCATTCGCGGGCATGACGAACACGCGGATCCTCACGACGGGAAATCCGCGCCAATTGAGGCTTGGATAAAAAACCTACCCTTATGAGCCCTAGCCCTCTCCCTGAGGGAGACGGAATTATGCTGTTGCTAACGGCTTAAGTTGTGACTGATGCGGTGGAGCGTGTCCGCGTCGTTGGTTTGCAAGACAGCTGACGCAGCAGATTCTTCTTCGGTAAAGACTATCGTCACCACACGGTGCGTCGCACTCGTACTGAGACCATGGGCTCCTGGCTTGCGAGATGAACAAGTGACAGAGTTGCGGCGGTCGTGGGTCCCCCACATGGTGGCCTCTGCCAGAGCTTTCGCGCGAGGTGGTAACGTGCTTAAAACAGAGCGTACAACGTCTGCAGCAGAAGGAGGAGGAGACATGGCCACAAATAATACCTATACCCCACCGAAAGTCTGGCAGT
This window harbors:
- a CDS encoding helix-turn-helix domain-containing protein, which gives rise to MRYLWWPMENRDARISVLSQILTVPQAAAQLQVSERTIYEWLREGKLPGRKIGKVWRLSAQVLNEFMRGPHGDNPVAAGVDRQ
- a CDS encoding ParA family protein gives rise to the protein MEIIRWPLAWIASEPGSGHWQRAVEEEVVMAISFAVLNAKGGVGKTTTAVNVAAMAATLPRPDGKRRRVLICDLDAQMNATHQLGFPDLEVQQTLAGHVTRDAALESIIIRDAATVEGLDLLPSHYQLSYIDEAVLMTGTWLRRKLKPLRHRYDLIVFDCPVHLGPLTRNALGASDGLLIPTQAEKHSVTGLPHLIARARQTFEETECSQPWAYILITMFDMRNSIERNWAQQVRKEFEGVVLKTLIRRNTDLSKSATGGLPVVVYDEKCSGYTDYQDATSELLSLIDVNSPNLRIVRAEDDEAAAS